The Syntrophorhabdaceae bacterium genome contains the following window.
TCCCTATGCCGAAAGAGACCACGTAGGCAGCGAGGAAAAAGCAGACGACCATGATGGCAATATCGAAAATCTTGAGATTTCTCAAAAAAGTGCGGTGCGTTGGGGCAATCATCAGGACTGAGTCAATATTATCTTTAAAGCAGGATACTGTCAACACAATGTATACGTCAAGCGCCTATGCGACAATACCCCCTTCTTCGATGAGGTAATTGAACGGTGCGGAGGCTGACGAGCGGAAAGCAGTAAGAGCAAAAGAGGGTAGGTAGTAAGCGGTGCGCACGAAAAGCTTTTCACTGCCTACTACCTACTGCTTACTATTTTTTAGCTTTTGCTATGAACTATCGGCTATGACCTGATTACTTTATCTGCTGTATTATCTTCCCCGTAATATCAACCGTGTCTTTCACGTAGACAACACCGGCGGCGCTTCTCTCAAAGATCACCGTGTAGTCTTCCTTTTCTGCTATATTCCTGACGACCCCGTTGATCATACCGAGGGCCTTCTGTGCGAGTTGAGAGTCCATCTTCCGCACCTCGATCTCGAAATCCTCCCGGAGCCTCCTTATGTCTTTTGCATCGTTGGCAAGCTTCACTTCAAGCGTCCTGCGTTCATCAACGGGGAGTTTCTCGCCTTCCTTTCTCAGTTTCTCTTCAGTGAGCTTCGCAGATTCCTCTCTATCCCTGAGCGGTTTCCGTTTGGCCTCGATCTGTTTCATAAGGTCCTGACGATAGCCTTCGATTGTCTTTGATCCCCTCATGACCTTCTGGACGTCGAAGACGCCGATCTTCAGCGCCTGCGCGGAAACCTGGTAAACACCGACAAAAGATACCATGACCACTGCCGTTATGATTGTTGTCAACAGACGTTTCATTCAATCCCTCCATGTATTATTATTGACCATTATCTTGTATTCAGGTGTATCATATTTACCTGAAGAATTCATGTTTTTTTAAATGGTCACAAAAGAATCGGTTTGCAGATATTGAACCTGCAAACCGATTTGTGTTTTTGCCATGAGCTATCAGCTATGAACTATGAGCCGTTTTCTTTACTTCGCCACTCCTGCGGCGGTTCCGGTGATGCTCCCTGCGCCGGAGGTCGCTCCCGTGCCTGCGGCAGCGCCGCTGAAGGTTGTTGAGCCGTTAAAGCCGCCTGTACCGTTCACGCTGCCGAGCCATTTGCCGTTGCTGCTGGGGTTCCATTGTGTGAAGTTGAAAGAGGCATTGAGCGTGCCGCCGCTCAGTGAGATGGGGGTGCTGGTACTCGGTGGTGCCGTATAATTACCGGTCACGCTGTTTGTCGCCCAGATGCTCGGCTTCCCGCCTGCGCTGGTTGCAAAGAATTTTACGTCATTCATCGAAAGTGTAGAGAAACCATTCCCGGATCCGGTCAGGGTAGCCATGCCCACCTGGACCGCGGGGATGCCGAGAGCCTGGAGCTTCGCCTTACCCGGATCAGTCGCCGCCAGGGTGAGGTATGTGTTCGTCTCAACCGATACGCCCATGACCCCGGCCTGGAAGGTTAAAAGCGTTGGGTTGAATGTCCCCTTCAACTCACCGACAGAGATCCAGGTATATGTCTGTGCTGGCTGTATATCTGCTCCATAGCCTACTATTGTGCCTTCAACCTTATTGCCTGACCATTTGGTGCCCGTCACCCCATTGCCCATGATCCTCGTAGAGTCTATGAACTCGATGGTTGCAGTCCATGGCTCGGTCGGTGTGATCCCGGTATATATACCACCTACCGCGGTCTGCCACACGCCCCAGCTTCCTTCTGTTGCAGAGAAGGTTATGCCCTCTCCTTGATAAGTAAAGGATCGGCTGTATTCTTCACCCATCTGGTACCCGTTCAGCGTAAATGAGGTGTTGCTGCCGGTATTGTCGTAAAAATCCCCTGTATATATATGATCAAAGAAAGATGTCAGCGGAACGGATACATCCATCAGGTAGACAGGATAGATGCCGCCCTGGCCTGCCCACATCTCAATGTCGGAGGAATAGACCGTACCGGTGAAGGAGCCTTTCAGGATGCCCGCAGGGGATGTTTCAGCGGGGTCGAGATAAACGGCATATATCCTTCCCTCGATTGCTCCGTCGATCTCCCTGCCGCCGATATATCCGTAATACGTACCCTTTCCATCGAGCGTCGTATTGGTGCTATTCTTTACATTATAGCTCACAATGTCAGTGCCGAATATGGTGGGTTTCCCGTTCCAACTGTTAAAATCACCGAGAAAATAGACGGTTGCCGGAGAGCCTGCGGTCGCCGTCCAGAGATTCCCCACGCCTCCCATGATCGCGGAGATGGAACCGTCGTGGGAAAAATCCCACCACGTTGATGTTTGGTTGGGTGCCGGCTGTCCTTTCGCTGCTGCAAGGTCGCTGAAAAAGGCATCGCTGAAGGAAGCGGGGTAATCCGTGCCTGTTGTGTAGCCGGAGAACGTGTTGGTACCTTTTGCATAGGTATATTCATACCACGCAGGGATTGAGAAAGGACCGCTATCCGTTTCATACTTTCTCTGTGTTATCAATGTCCTTGAGGCATCGCTGAAAAAGCTGATCTCCCCGTATTTGACCTCATTATCATAGTTGTAATAGTAATGGTTATAGGAGCCATCTGAGTAGCCACCGGAATGCATCTCTGCAAAGCGCTTGCTCGATGCATTAAAACTGCTGGCGAAGGTAAAATACTGGGTCGTGTTCCACACACCGCCCATCACTCCCTGCCAGGAATAGAGTTTATTGGCTTCAACGGTCTCCGGCTGCGTATAGACGCCGAGGACGCCCACATCGCTTATGGTACCCATCTTCGTCATGGTCATGAACTGACCTACGGTGCTTGTATATGAGGCCTTCGCCACACCACCGGTCAACGTGCCGCTGAGCGTCGGGATGAGCATCATCCCGATATCAGCCTGCCAGTTATTAGAAGCATCCTTGTACGCGCCGAATTGACCTTCTGCCCCGACCTGGGCGCTCCAGGTGCCCGGTATCGTAGTAGATAACGATGACACCCCAAAACCGCCGACCCATATTGTTGAGCTGAAGACACCCCAGTCCTGCCCTTTAATAAAGCGGGTCGTCCCCGAGTTTTCCATGGTGGCAAAGAGAGAGCCCGAATCACCGGTGAGACGCCCCATGATCTGTGACGCAAAGGGTCCGTTGATAATGTTTGCGCTGAAATTGCCTATGTTCACTCCTTCAGGGTTGCTTGCGAAACTGCTGTTCATAACGTTTGCGACCACTGTCCCTTCAGCTTCCCACATGCCTATGTCTTTGTACAGGCTTCCCGTCAGCGCCTGTGATCCCCTGAGCACACCTGCCGTTGCATTGTCCGGTCCGACAAAAAGACCGCGTATTGCTATCTGGACGCCCCTCGCATCGTCGGCAATAAAGCCTCCCAAGGTCATACCATAAGCGCCGTTGGCAGTTCCTCCTGCAACATAAGGGGTATAGAATGTGCCGAAGAGGAAAGGCGTGGTAACGATCGTCGGCTTGGTGTAGTCAGAGGCGGTATATTTGCCGATGACGGTAACCGGCGTGCCCCCGGTACTCCAAGGGTAGCTGGTCATGCCAAGGATGGCGTCAAGATAATCATCGCTCCTCTTCTCAAGCACGTCCAAAAACCCTGGCCATTCCGAATACCACGTTGGCGTGAAAGAGTAGTTATCAGGATCCATCCAGCCCGGGAGGTTCCTCACTTGATCTATGCTCGCAATGTCCCAGCCGGTCATCCATATCCTTCTCTCTTGATCCTTCTTCAACATTGCGCTGTTGGGGAAATAGAGTTTGTCTGGATATGGACCCATATCATCATTTACTTTTCCAAACCCTTTGCCGCTGGTTTGTATATATCTATATTCGTAGTCATGATAACTGTTGGCTGAAGCGTCCCATTGGGTGAAGTCAGCCTCATAATATGTCCCGGGCAGGGCGCGCCAGAGCGTGGTTGGTGTGGCGTCTGCCGTGGAAAATGCCAGGCTGCTTGTCAGGGGCGTCCCTGTGTAGCTGCCTATTGCCTGACCTATCCAGGTATCGCTAGTATTGACGCCGGTGAATTTTCCTTCCATGTCATACCTGTACAGGGGCGTCAGGGCCTTTCCTGCCACATTGCCCGTTATCTCGCCTGTGTCTTTCCACGTGCCGCTTATTGTTGTGAGCCAGTAGCCTTCATCTTCACTGGATGCTCCAAAGGCACCACCCCCTCCGAGGGCTGCGCTCCATGATGGATTGCCTGTCGGTTTGGAAATATAGTAATTGGGATAGTCGCTGTCGCCAAATCCTATATAAAAGATACCGAAAGGCAGGGATTCCCCGGAGGATGTGTTATAGAAGTATAGAGTCTCGCCGCTCCCATCATCCCATCCATATATACTGCCCGTATCTCCAACAAAGGTACCCGATAATTTTCCCGACATAGATCCCCAATCATAATCAAGCTCAGCCGGATCAAGACCTGATGCAAGTTGCGTTGGGGTAAGCGTACCGCCTATACCCCACATTCCGGAATCAGTTGCAAAGGGATAGTAGGAGCCGGTGAAATTGCTTTTCATGATACCCGCCGTGACCAAACCGGTGATTGTATCGGGTGGGCTGATATATAATGCCCGTATTGCACCATCTATGGAGCCGACTGTGGTACCGGGGCTCTCAGGGTCGCCGTCCTTCCATATAGCAGCCGCATATCCTTCGATGATACCGGCAGCAGGGTATGAAACATCCTGCGTGGTGGAACCGGAGATATATGAATCCATCAGGTAATGGGCCTTATCAGCCGGACTTAATCCGTAGGTGCCTATGGCGGTAAAACTCGCCGGGCTTGTCCAAGGAGCGCTTGTTCCGCCAAAATAGCCAATATCTTCTCCGGCGTATCCAAATATACCAGTGTCATTGTAATAGAGGGAAAAGCCGTCGCCGGGTCCCCCCAAATTCCAGTCACCAAAGAAATTCGCAGGTGTTGCTACATACGTTCCCCCGCCTGACATCCTGAATATTTCACTCACAGGGCAATACGTTCCAAGGTATCTCATGGAGTAAATACCGAGATATGGTCCAATCACTTCATCGATGCCAATAGACTGGAGGAGCGTATCGATAATGAACTTTCTATTTGTAGTGTCGTGGGAGTAGAAAAGGGGACCAAGCGCATATTCATAATCGCCTGCGTACCCCAGATAAGGGAGGGAAGTCACTTCAGTGGGGGCATAAGATCCAGTATAGATGTTGCCTATGGCAGCAACCTTTTTGCCTTCATTGGTAATGAGATAAGGAGCCGTATACATAAAATAATCTGGGGTGATTTCTATGCCTGAATTACTTATAACAGATGGGCTGCCGCTGGGAAAAAACTGAGGGGATGGCCCATATTCAACTTGATCCCATAATGCATCAAGTAATGTCTCTCCTGGTCCTGGTGTGAGGGTTACAGTCCCCTGGGAAGCGCTCTTTCCGAATGTTCCGCTCATTGAGAATGCAGTGTCAGTGAGGGTGCCGGGGGCATCCCCTGTGAGGAAGTATACCTGTCCTCCTTCTACATAGAGTGCTGCTGTACGGTTTAACCACGAACCCTGCACGCCGGCTAATGGCCCATAGAAGGCGCCACCCTTGTCAGAAGTACCTTCTATATAGCCTTCCAATACTGTAGGTGTACCATCTAATGCCAAGGTCCCTGAGGCCGATAGGGTGCCGGTTCCCGTATCGGGGATATTCCCGGTTAAGGTCCCACCTGTTAATACTCCAACAGCCCCCCCTGAATCATCGAGCATACCTCCGTAAATTTCTCCTGTAAAGTTTGTCCCACCCGTTACTATATCCGGCGGGGGTGGAGGTGGCGGCGGTGGCGGTTCATCTGACCCAACCTCGCCTTTGCTTTCAATGACTTGAATAAATGCCCCTACTTCCCCGCTGATAATGGCCTCGCTCGCCTTTACAGGCGCTGTCGGTGTACCCTCGCCGGTGATAAAGGACACCTGGCCTGCTACGATGGGAACGAAGACCTGGGGTGACCCGGGGTTATAGAGGTATCCATGGCCTGAGATGAAGACAACCATGGTTGCACCATTGGTAAACCCCACGATCATATCGGAACCCCTGATACCTGCAACGGCATTGGGTGTATGGACCTCGAACCTGTTGCCCTCAGCAAAGGCCGCTGCCCGTTTCACGAAGTCCTCGTGCGCTGCTGCCTGGACCTTTCCCCTGTATAGCTTCATGACTGTAGAGCTTCTTTCTTTCCCTACCATGTACTCTTTAATCTCTATCCTGGTGGCAGGTGCGATCTTCAGGGTGTTGTTATTATTGAAGATGATCTCTGCCCTGCTCTTTGACTTTGTCCGGTAGATATCACCGATGTCTACGGGGGCGCCGAGCGAAACCGGGGCAGCAACGTTTTTCCCTGCCTTCAGGACGTCGACGCGGCCCTGTATGGCGTTTATCTTCCCAACAGGGGCAGCAAAAGCAATGCTGCCGGTGAGGAAGGCAATGATGAGAAACGACCAGAAGACCTTGTTACAGGAGATGTGAGTCTTCATGATTGGTACCTCTCTCTTTATAAAATTTTACTGTTATCTTCATAATAGACCTTTGCCGGCTATCGCATTGAAAAAATAGAGATATCCCGATCTGTCTTGGTTTCCTATCCAGGATGTGAGTCTGCAAGTGTCCCACCACCAACAGTAACCGCTTTTTATAACAAATACAAGGTATTACGTATTACATTATTATACTAATCATTTTGGAAATGTCAAGCTATATTAATAAAGGTCAGTTGCTATCGGCTATGACCTGATTACTTTATCTGCTGTATTATCTTCCCCGTAATATCAACCGTGTCTTTCACGTAGACAACACCGGCGGCGCTTCTCTCAAAGATCACCGTGTAGTCTTCCTTTTCTGCTATATTCCTGACGACCCCGTTGATCATACCGAGGGCCTTCTGTGCGAGTTGAGAGTCCATCTTCCGCACCTCGATCTCGAAATCCTCCCGGAGCCTCCTTATGTCTTTTGCATCGTTGGCAAGCTTCACTTCAAGCGTCCTGCGTTCATCAACGGGGAGTTTCTCGCCTTCCTTTCTCAGTTTCTCTTCAGTGAGCTTCGCAGATTCCTCTCTATCCCTGAGCGGTTTCCGTTTGGCCTCGATCTGTTTCATAAGGTCCTGACGATAGCCTTCGATTGTCTTTGATCCCCTCATGACCTTCTGGACGTCGAAGACGCCGATCTTCAGCGCCTGCGCGGAAACCTGGTAAACACCGACAAAAGATACCATGACCACTGCCGTTATGATTGTTGTCAACAGACGTTTCATTCAATCCCTCCATGTATTATTATTGACCATTATCTTGTATTCAGGTGTATCATATTTACCTGAAGAATTCATGTTTTTTTAAATGGTCACAAAAGAATCGGTTTGCAGATATTGAACCTGCAAACCGATTTGTGTTTTTGCCATGAGCTATCAGCTATGAACTATGAGCCGTTTTCTTTACTTCGCCACTCCTGCGGCGGTTCCGGTGATGCTCCCTGCGCCGGAGGTCGCTCCCGTGCCTGCGGCAGCGCCGCTGAAGGTTGTTGAGCCGTTAAAGCCGCCTGTACCGTTCACACTGCCGAGCCATTTGCCGTTGCTGCCCGGATTCCAGTTCTTGAATGCAAAATCTGCGCTCAACACGGATCCACTGAGCCCAATGTTGGTTGCAAGCGCCGGCGGCGCTGAATAGTTCCCGGTAACACTCCCTGTGGCCCAGACCGTGGGTTTACCCCCAGCGGCCGTAGCAAAGAACTTGACGTTGTTCATCGCAAGGCTGGAGAAGTTATTCCCGCTGCCCGTAAGCGTATCGCTTCCCACCTCAACACAAGGGATGTGCATCTGCGCAAGCTTGTCTCTCCCCGCCTCTGTTGACGCCATATCGAGGAATTTGGTTGTCTCTACCCAGCTGCCGACACCAACCGCCATATACGTGTTGACATCAAAGGTACCAAGCACCCTGCCGGCCAGCACGCCCGTGTTTGGACCGGTAACATCCTCGATGCTCGCCCAGTAGCCGACGGCACTGCCTTCGAACTTCTTGTTCTGCCATGGACCGCCGGAAATAAGAACACCCATATCATCAGTCGTGGAGACCGCACCTTTAACCTCAAACTGCCAATCATTTGTACCGCCGGACGGGTCATAATAGGAACCATAGAATTTTCCCGCCCAGAGACCGGCGTAAGGCACATCGGATATCCAGAAGCTTTCCACCCATTTTGTGTCGATCGCCGCCGGGGTTATGTATCCTGAGCCGCCGAAGTTGCCTCCGCTCGTCGCGGTATCGTAATAAAAGACATGGCTGTATATGCTGGAGGTAAGGTTCGCCGGTGCGATCGCAGATGTGCCGAGCTCCACCGCGTACCATTCGCCGCCTGCCTGCCACTGCGCGTTGTTGGGGTCGAACCAGCCCCAGTCTGGGTTATCCCCGACATCTCCGAAGTACCCGAGAAGCCCGCCTGCCTTTCCTGTGGGGCTGATAAAAAGCCCGCCCACAAATCCGCCGACGTTCTCTCCTCCAAAAACTTCATAATATCGTTGGACCCCGGTCCATATCCCCCAGTATGCCCCGCCGTCCAGCGTGGTCTTTGTGCTGTTCGTATAGTTCATTGAAAAGATCTCGCCGCCAAAAATATGGTTTTTGTCTGCATACGTGGGGCTTGTGCGTACATCTGAATTGTTCTTGTAGATCCCGAGCATGCTGATATCGAGGGGCTGACTCGCAGATGTAGCCCAGAGGTCCAGCGGCCCGTTGCCGTCGAAGACGCCCTTGAAGTATCCATCCTCCACAAGGTTTGTCCCGTCATAGTAATACAGCTTCGTCTTGTTGGAAGTATTCGGGGTAATCCATGACATATACCAGACAGGGAAGAACTCGCCGGCAAGTTGGCCGCCAAAGTTGCCTGACGTGGTGCCCAGACCTGTAAACTGACCTGCTCCGTAACCGTTCAGATCGCCCTGAATATATGAAGAACCAACCTGTATAGCCCCCATGCCCCAGAGCTCGCCGATCCAGTTATCTGTGCCGCTGCTATCGCTGTGGGCTGCCTGCGAGATCCATAAGGACCCGAAGAAGGTCTCCCCGGGGTTCGTGACAACAATGTTCCCGATAGAGTCAATGTACTGCCCGTAGTAGGTCCCCGAGATCGAATTCGAAGCAGCGACCTTATGGGCAAAACCTGACGGTGGTGTTGCATATGAATAGATATTTGTCGGCAGGGTCACATCCGTCCCCGGAAGGGATGGCTGTGAACCGGTA
Protein-coding sequences here:
- a CDS encoding OmpH family outer membrane protein — protein: MKRLLTTIITAVVMVSFVGVYQVSAQALKIGVFDVQKVMRGSKTIEGYRQDLMKQIEAKRKPLRDREESAKLTEEKLRKEGEKLPVDERRTLEVKLANDAKDIRRLREDFEIEVRKMDSQLAQKALGMINGVVRNIAEKEDYTVIFERSAAGVVYVKDTVDITGKIIQQIK
- a CDS encoding FecR family protein encodes the protein MKTHISCNKVFWSFLIIAFLTGSIAFAAPVGKINAIQGRVDVLKAGKNVAAPVSLGAPVDIGDIYRTKSKSRAEIIFNNNNTLKIAPATRIEIKEYMVGKERSSTVMKLYRGKVQAAAHEDFVKRAAAFAEGNRFEVHTPNAVAGIRGSDMIVGFTNGATMVVFISGHGYLYNPGSPQVFVPIVAGQVSFITGEGTPTAPVKASEAIISGEVGAFIQVIESKGEVGSDEPPPPPPPPPPDIVTGGTNFTGEIYGGMLDDSGGAVGVLTGGTLTGNIPDTGTGTLSASGTLALDGTPTVLEGYIEGTSDKGGAFYGPLAGVQGSWLNRTAALYVEGGQVYFLTGDAPGTLTDTAFSMSGTFGKSASQGTVTLTPGPGETLLDALWDQVEYGPSPQFFPSGSPSVISNSGIEITPDYFMYTAPYLITNEGKKVAAIGNIYTGSYAPTEVTSLPYLGYAGDYEYALGPLFYSHDTTNRKFIIDTLLQSIGIDEVIGPYLGIYSMRYLGTYCPVSEIFRMSGGGTYVATPANFFGDWNLGGPGDGFSLYYNDTGIFGYAGEDIGYFGGTSAPWTSPASFTAIGTYGLSPADKAHYLMDSYISGSTTQDVSYPAAGIIEGYAAAIWKDGDPESPGTTVGSIDGAIRALYISPPDTITGLVTAGIMKSNFTGSYYPFATDSGMWGIGGTLTPTQLASGLDPAELDYDWGSMSGKLSGTFVGDTGSIYGWDDGSGETLYFYNTSSGESLPFGIFYIGFGDSDYPNYYISKPTGNPSWSAALGGGGAFGASSEDEGYWLTTISGTWKDTGEITGNVAGKALTPLYRYDMEGKFTGVNTSDTWIGQAIGSYTGTPLTSSLAFSTADATPTTLWRALPGTYYEADFTQWDASANSYHDYEYRYIQTSGKGFGKVNDDMGPYPDKLYFPNSAMLKKDQERRIWMTGWDIASIDQVRNLPGWMDPDNYSFTPTWYSEWPGFLDVLEKRSDDYLDAILGMTSYPWSTGGTPVTVIGKYTASDYTKPTIVTTPFLFGTFYTPYVAGGTANGAYGMTLGGFIADDARGVQIAIRGLFVGPDNATAGVLRGSQALTGSLYKDIGMWEAEGTVVANVMNSSFASNPEGVNIGNFSANIINGPFASQIMGRLTGDSGSLFATMENSGTTRFIKGQDWGVFSSTIWVGGFGVSSLSTTIPGTWSAQVGAEGQFGAYKDASNNWQADIGMMLIPTLSGTLTGGVAKASYTSTVGQFMTMTKMGTISDVGVLGVYTQPETVEANKLYSWQGVMGGVWNTTQYFTFASSFNASSKRFAEMHSGGYSDGSYNHYYYNYDNEVKYGEISFFSDASRTLITQRKYETDSGPFSIPAWYEYTYAKGTNTFSGYTTGTDYPASFSDAFFSDLAAAKGQPAPNQTSTWWDFSHDGSISAIMGGVGNLWTATAGSPATVYFLGDFNSWNGKPTIFGTDIVSYNVKNSTNTTLDGKGTYYGYIGGREIDGAIEGRIYAVYLDPAETSPAGILKGSFTGTVYSSDIEMWAGQGGIYPVYLMDVSVPLTSFFDHIYTGDFYDNTGSNTSFTLNGYQMGEEYSRSFTYQGEGITFSATEGSWGVWQTAVGGIYTGITPTEPWTATIEFIDSTRIMGNGVTGTKWSGNKVEGTIVGYGADIQPAQTYTWISVGELKGTFNPTLLTFQAGVMGVSVETNTYLTLAATDPGKAKLQALGIPAVQVGMATLTGSGNGFSTLSMNDVKFFATSAGGKPSIWATNSVTGNYTAPPSTSTPISLSGGTLNASFNFTQWNPSSNGKWLGSVNGTGGFNGSTTFSGAAAGTGATSGAGSITGTAAGVAK